The Petrocella atlantisensis genome has a window encoding:
- a CDS encoding DUF2161 family putative PD-(D/E)XK-type phosphodiesterase — translation MEEKELYPAIKAFFQSQSYDVYGEVKDIDVIAKSGDNIVAIELKTSLNLELILQGSKRQRLTDDVFLAIPKPTGRMVRGKSYRDKLHLIKRLGLGLLYVDLSLKPNEVIVAFEPALLDIKKSQQRSKKKRETLFKELEARHTDYNVGGSRGKIVTAYKEASLRILKTLEDGLPHTTKDIRHLSCVKQSTTILYRNHQGWYENVARGIYCISPAGEKALKEYAAVIKSHQDF, via the coding sequence ATGGAAGAAAAAGAACTGTATCCGGCTATAAAGGCTTTTTTTCAATCTCAATCTTATGACGTTTATGGCGAGGTCAAAGATATTGATGTCATTGCCAAATCCGGTGACAACATCGTGGCTATTGAGTTAAAAACATCTCTGAATCTGGAACTTATTCTACAAGGTTCTAAACGGCAACGGTTAACTGACGATGTCTTCTTAGCCATACCAAAGCCAACCGGTCGTATGGTTCGAGGCAAATCCTATAGAGATAAGCTTCATCTTATTAAGCGTCTTGGTCTTGGCCTTCTTTATGTTGATCTGTCTCTTAAACCCAATGAAGTTATTGTGGCTTTTGAGCCGGCCCTCTTGGATATCAAAAAAAGTCAGCAACGTTCTAAAAAGAAAAGAGAAACACTGTTTAAAGAACTTGAAGCAAGACATACAGATTATAATGTCGGCGGAAGTCGAGGTAAAATCGTCACCGCCTATAAAGAAGCATCTTTGAGAATCTTAAAAACACTGGAAGATGGATTACCCCATACGACCAAAGATATTCGCCACTTGTCCTGTGTCAAGCAGTCCACAACCATCCTATATAGAAACCATCAAGGTTGGTATGAAAATGTTGCACGTGGTATATATTGTATTAGTCCTGCCGGAGAGAAAGCACTTAAAGAGTATGCAGCCGTTATTAAAAGCCATCAAGATTTCTAG
- the rpsA gene encoding 30S ribosomal protein S1 has protein sequence MNKEQPEIQVDLEAKENVETPVEANEAPTLAEEVKEEEVTDEVEAAPETAQVPTESMDDYAKEIDASMKRVATGDIVDCVIISVNEDEIIVNLDYVADGLIGREDLHLKPGQPIAEAYQVGDELKAEVLSTNDGEGNVRLSLKKADQIIVWDRLEAHFTDKTSFMTTITEVVKGGVLADIKGVRAFMPASMISVAYVEDLSAFVGQELEVHVVDFDRADRKVIISHKIIDQKEREIAKENFFENLKKDQVFSGTVKKLMNFGAFIDLGGVDGLLHINEMSWKRIKHPSEVMKEGDVVEVYVNEVDTKSRKISLGLKNIDNNPWDNIFDHYGIGKVYEAEVVRLMNFGAFVKLNDGIEGLVHISEISEDRINQPQDVLAVGDKVKVKVLNIDSDKQKIALSIKEAKNEQAAVDLKAYSDDQEATTSLESVFAKFKDKFK, from the coding sequence ATGAATAAAGAGCAACCGGAGATTCAGGTTGACTTAGAAGCAAAAGAAAATGTAGAGACACCGGTAGAAGCTAATGAAGCACCGACATTAGCAGAAGAAGTAAAAGAAGAAGAAGTAACGGATGAAGTCGAGGCGGCACCTGAAACTGCCCAGGTACCAACTGAAAGCATGGATGATTATGCCAAAGAAATTGACGCATCTATGAAACGTGTAGCAACAGGTGACATTGTAGACTGTGTTATCATAAGTGTTAATGAGGATGAGATTATCGTCAACTTAGACTATGTGGCTGACGGTCTCATTGGTAGAGAAGACCTGCACCTTAAACCGGGTCAACCGATAGCTGAAGCGTATCAGGTAGGCGACGAGCTTAAGGCGGAAGTGTTAAGTACCAATGATGGTGAAGGCAATGTAAGACTTTCACTAAAAAAAGCAGATCAAATTATCGTGTGGGATCGTTTAGAAGCGCATTTTACAGATAAAACCAGTTTCATGACAACCATCACTGAAGTGGTCAAAGGTGGTGTTTTAGCAGATATTAAAGGTGTAAGAGCATTTATGCCTGCCTCCATGATTTCTGTAGCCTATGTTGAAGACTTAAGCGCATTTGTAGGTCAAGAATTAGAAGTACATGTGGTTGACTTTGATAGAGCAGATCGTAAAGTCATTATCTCTCACAAAATTATCGATCAAAAGGAACGAGAAATTGCAAAAGAAAATTTCTTTGAAAATCTAAAAAAAGATCAAGTATTCTCAGGAACGGTCAAAAAACTAATGAACTTTGGTGCATTCATTGACTTAGGTGGTGTGGATGGCTTATTGCATATTAATGAGATGAGCTGGAAGCGTATCAAACATCCTTCAGAAGTAATGAAAGAAGGAGATGTTGTTGAGGTTTATGTGAACGAAGTGGATACCAAGAGTCGCAAGATTTCTCTAGGACTAAAAAACATTGACAATAATCCATGGGATAATATATTTGATCATTATGGTATTGGAAAAGTTTACGAAGCAGAAGTGGTTAGGTTAATGAATTTCGGTGCCTTTGTGAAGTTGAATGACGGTATTGAAGGACTGGTACATATTTCTGAAATCAGCGAAGACCGTATTAATCAACCTCAAGATGTACTAGCGGTTGGTGATAAAGTTAAGGTCAAAGTGTTAAACATTGATAGTGACAAACAAAAGATTGCTCTTAGTATTAAAGAAGCAAAAAATGAACAAGCGGCAGTAGACTTGAAAGCATATTCAGACGATCAAGAAGCAACAACAAGTCTTGAAAGCGTATTTGCAAAATTCAAGGATAAATTCAAATAA